Genomic segment of Dromiciops gliroides isolate mDroGli1 chromosome 3, mDroGli1.pri, whole genome shotgun sequence:
AGAACATCATGAGCAAAGTTCACGGAAAGCGCTACGCCTACCGCTTCGACTTCCAGGGCCTGGCCCAGGCCTGCCAGCCCCCGCCGGCCCACGCCCACGCCCACGCCGCGGCCGCCGCGGCCGCCGCTGCTGCCGCAGCCCACGACGGCGCGCTCTACAAGCTGCCAGCAGCCCTGGCGCCTTTGCCCTTCCCTGGCCTCTCCAAACTCAACCTCGTGGCGGCCTCCGCCGGGGTGGCCCCCGCCAGCTTCTCCTATTggcccggcccggccccggcAGCCGCGGCcaccgccgctgccgccgccgccgccctcTATCCCAACCCCGGCCTTCAGCCTCCCCCCGGGCCCTTCGGGGCTGTGGCCACCACCTCGCACCTCGGAGGGGTGGGGGGACACTATCACTGAGGAGGCCCTCTCGCCGCCTCTAAACCTTGGCCCTTGACCTTGGGGGGGGCCTCCAAATCCTCTCTGCTTTCTATGCCCTCAATCCTCCAAGGTGAAAGAGCCTTCTCACTCGTCCAGTTCCAACTCTTACTCCTGATTATATTGAGGACTTCCAGACGGCTCCCTCTAccatcccccttctcttttcattcccgaATCTTTGGGGAGCCAGCTCCTTTCCACCTGTTCTCATCGCCACCTGACTTAAACAGCCTAACCAGTGTGTCCCCCAGTCCTCTGGCCTCAGCTCCCGTAGGTCACATCAGCACCCTATTCACTTGGCGGGATCCCAAAGCTGCCTTATCTCTTCTCCGCTCCCCACTGAGAAGGCAGTTTGGGGAAgcggaggagggaggaagagcggCGGGTCGGAATGGGCTTTCTTCACCGCTCAGTTCCTCTTGTCAGTAATAGCGCAATCCTTGCCACCTTCCCTTCTATTCCTAGTCCGCACACGTGGTTCTATTTTCCTTCAAGTCCCTATTAAAATGTCTAATCTGTCTCCCAGGCTACcggctctttctctttttaagttGTTCTGAGCGGAGGGGTGGGGATAACAAACACACATTTATGTATCTCAGgttttaaagcactttcctcacaactccTTTGTGAGGCAAGCAGTGCAAATATCATGAATCCGTTTTACTTAAGATGAAACTATGACTCAGAAATGGCAAAATATTTACCTACGGCTGCACACATAGTTAATAACAAGCCTGGGACTTCTAAGTGCAAGACTACGTTCTTTCCCCTACACTACTCTAAAAGCCTCTTGCGAAGAAAAGGGGCCTACTAGGGGATAGCCTGCATTGGACTTAATTAAGAAAGACAGACAGCGACGTTCCTTAGGAACCTTTACAATTCAGTGTCTTCTTTTTGCCTGATTCTGGCTCTTTGATTCTCCCGCCTCGTCCGTTCCGGATGACTTAGCAAACGGTGTCCTTTTATAGATCTCTGGCGCTCTCTCCTGGTTATATAAGGGCATAACTAAATAGCTCTGTGATTTCCCTAAGCCCCTAGAGGTGATAAGGTCTCTTAGCAGTTCTTCCTTCAGGTGCCTCTAATGTCTGCCTATTATTCCCATCTCTAATTTtgcccccaccctcccccctcccccaaaggcaTGAAAACTCTTACTCTGCCTTACAGATGGAGCGGGAAGTTCCCTGCACAGGACTCACCATTGACAAGATTATAAAGCCTTGAAGTTTCAGCCAATCCACAAATTATTGCATGCATACTCATTTGTGGCAGGGCCTTACCTGCATCCTGGTGCAGAAGGTAGAGCCTTGCATTTCTATTTACTACATATGTGACTTTGAGggagtcacttcaactctctgtgcctcagttttcttatttgtgaaagaaagaaagaacgaaggaaggaaggaaagaaagaaatcaagaaggttggactagatgttctttaatatctcttccaactcaaaatcctatgaacTTGACCCTTGGACCCATATTATTCACTCTGCTTCACTCCCTTGCCAGCTGGATGGTCTATTTCCCCCACAATACCTTTCCCAaccaattttaaaaatctgttcaaTGGAAAAATATTGGTATGTGCATTCACATGtatgtgtaaagtacttagaaggcttttgtaaagtgttttatggTAGGAGGAGAGTTGCATCTTAAGGAGGGATAAAGGTGTGAATCCTTAATTATTAAATTTCAGGACCAATTAAGTCTTGAATTGGGTGTGGTGGGACCGGGAAGGTATTGGAAggaagtgggagagaagagagcctACCAGGCTCTGAAATCACACTATTCCTTATTCTCTTGTTGCTCACCacacttttcttccttctgcttaATACTGATGTGTTTTTTCTTTAAGTTAACAAGCATATTTAGCtttactatgagccaggtactgtgctaagtacaaaacaaaacaaaaacatatagtccctgcccccaagactcacattttaatgaggggagacaacacacaagtAACTGCAAATTCAAGATATATACagtttaaataaatgaaagataatcTTATAAGAAAAACATTAGGTGGCAGGTAGGTGTcccagataaagcaccggccctggattcaggagtacccgagttcaaatccagcctcagacacttgacacttactagctgtgtgaccctgggcaagtcacttaatccccattgccccacaaaaaaaaaaagaaagaaagaaagaaaaagaaaaacactagaATGGAGAGAGACTAGCAAAGATGTACAGAAATTCACACATCTTGCAAAGAACCTGAGAAAGGGGGCACCAAATGCAACAGAAAGAGCCTTCACCTGAAAGTGAGAAGACCTGAACACTAGCCCTGCCCCTGCTGTGGACTCAACTTGTTTGATGTCAGGCTTGGAAAGAGAGCCCTGCTGAAGAGCCTCCAGAGAAGGATGTTTGCCCCATACTAACACtgtttatcaatgacttggataaaagaacAGAGGGCATGCCTCTCAGATTGGCACAAGACACAGTGCTGGGCCAGAGAGTTGACTCTTTATAATAGTGTGAGCACTGGAAGAGATCCCAACAGGCTAGAGTACTGGTCTAAGtgtaatgagatgaaatttaatagggaaaatataaattcttaCACTTGGGGTTTTTTAATCTACTTTTCACGTTCAAATTGAGGGAGAAATGGTTAGAGAACAGTTTACAAAAGATTGCTGGCATCCAGTGGGCTGCAAGCTCAGTataagtcaacagtgtgataggGTGGCCAGAAAAGCTAATGGAACCCAGGGCCACATGAGATACAAAGAATCACATAATCAGAACCTAAGGGGTTGATGATACAGAGTCCTACTGGTCTAAATAGGACACTTGTAGTATTTGGTGTTTGTTCAGTTCTGCATGCCACATTCTAGGAAGGACACTAATAgactggagagtgtccagaagcTTAACCAGAATGGTCAAGTCAGTGCAAGTCAActaacatttcttaagcacctctTAGTGTGCTggtgtttttctgtttgttgttcagtcattatagttgtgtccaactctttgtgactccatttgggtttttcttggcaaagttactggagtcgtttgccatttccttttccagttcattttacagatgaggaaacagagacagagttaagtgactttcccagggtcacacagttagtaagtgtctaaggtcagatttgaactcaggaaaattagtcttcctgactccaggactgacactctactgtgctacctagctgccctactgtgtgctgggcactgtgttacatgctagggatacaaagaagggcaaaatctcatacaaaaacaatccctgccctaaaGTCacccacaatctaatgggggagacaaatatgaaaaagattaTGCACAAACAACATTCATACAGTATTGACTGTAGTAGGCTCAGACAGAAGGCATTACAAAATTAaagagaattaggaaaggcttcttgcagaaggcaggactttagctgagactagaaggaaaccagagaagccaggaagtggagatgagaagAGCAAaagttctaggcatgggagacagccagtgaaaacaaTCAGTCTGGAGAGGGAGTATTAGGTTTGAGAAACtgcaaggaggctagtgtcactggatcacagagtaaggtacaagaagacttggggggaaagaaagaaaaaaaaggaaaacaggacagctaggtggtgcagtggatagagcaccggccctggattcaggaggacctgagttcaaatccgatctcagacacttatcacactagctgtgtgaccctgggcaagtcacttaaccccaactgccctgtaaaaaaaaaaaaggaaaacaaattttaaaaaaagaagaaagaaggaaagaaaaccaagaagactgggaagctaagaaggttatgaaggactttaaaagtcacaggactttatatttgatcctggaagcaaaaGTGGTCCACTAgagtttcttcttgttttttgggtttttttttttagttttcaacatttgttttcataatattttaagttccaaatttttctctctccccccccaagacagaaagcaatctgatataggttatatatatatatacaatcttcataaacatatttctgcattagtcatgctgtgaaagaagaataagaacacaaggggaaaacctcaaaaaataaaaaaaagcaatcaaaagtagaaacagtatggttcaatctgcattcagaattcagttcttttttctgggtgtggagaacattttctatcacgagttctttggaactgtcttagatcattgcactactgagaagagccaagtctatcacagtttatcatcacacaatgttgctgttaactgtgtacagtgttctcctggttctgctcacttcactcaacatcagtccacttaagcttttccaggtttttctgaaatctggttGCTCATCactcttacagaacaataatattccattacattcatatagcacaacttgttcagccattcctcaattgatgggcattccctcaatttccagttccttgccctcacaaagagagctgctatatataaatatttttgtacatatgggtacttttcccttttctatgatctctttgtgatacagacctagtagtggtattactgggtcaaagggtatacacagttccatagccctttaggcatagttccaaattgctctccagaattgttggatcagttcataattccaccaacaatgcattattgttccaatttttccacagcttctctaatatttattattttccttttttgtcatattagccaatctggtaggtatgaggtggtacctcaaagttgttttaatttgcattctctaatcaataatgatttagcgtatttttcatatggcaatagatagctttgatttattcatctaaaaactgtgtgttgtttgaaatattggggggaagccttTCCCTGTTCTAAGTTCTTGGGGAACTTagatggggtttctaatatattgataCTTGTATATTAGAGGCTATTGAACCAGTTTTGggctgcaagcatttattattaatttgaccatGTAAACCCAGCATAGAATCCCAGGAAGATGGACTGGGCAGAGCCAGCCCTGGGGTAAGGTAAGTCAGTATCCAGAAGAGGTGCAACGCTccctctccccaaggatttttatcctctctcaggtataggtgggtcactgcacattaatccaaactaattggccagtaacattcaagtccattgattgacatgacttggggggtcaccaaggtgagttaacttcctttagatAGTCAAggaggtcaatctacatttcttttgcatttctactgactctgggctgactctgagaaaccagccagagttcctgagtgggAAGGGGGGGGGTCTTTGAGTCCCCAAAAaacattattaacaattattttctcacaactgcctgttcatatcctttgaccatttcttaattggggaatgcatTACTTGGatgcttataaatttgatttagttcccaatattttagaaatgaggcctttatcataaacactagctgtaaaaattgtttccctgctttctgctttccttctaattttggctgtattgcttctgtttgtacaaaacctttttaatttaatttaataaaaatcatccgttttgcattttataatattctctatctctggtttggtcataaatttttctcctctccatagatctgagaggtaaactattccttcctctccttatttacctatgatatcaccctttgtgtccaaatcatgtacccattttgaccttattttggtatacagtgtaagatgttggtctatgcctagtttctgccacactatcttgccactgaagtttcttgaatgGGAGGTTGCTATGCTCAGACCTGTGCTTTTTGGTGGCTGAGAGAacaatggattggagtggggaaagagctGAGATGTGGAGATCAACCAACAGGCTTTTGCAATAATTCATCTGGGAAAGGATgagaatggtggcagtgtcagaggagagaagggggcacataTAGGAGATGttacaaaaaatagaaatggcagaacttggcaactgatttgatGTTGGTGGGTGAGTTGGATAAGAGACAGTAAGGAGTTGAGGAGGACACATAGATTGGGAATTTAGGAGATTGTGAGAATAATGGTGCCCTtgaaagtaatagagaagttaggaagagggtaCGGTTTGGGGGAAAAGTTAATTCAATTTTGGGCATGTGGATTTTAATTTGTCTATGGGGCATCCAACGTGACACATTGAATAGACAGAGAAGATAAGAGGCTCTATCCTAAGACCAGAGATCTTGTGACTGATCAATTGGATGAACTTGGCCTAGTGACTTcatctctttaggcctcagttttctcatttgtaaaaatgaggccATGGGACTTGTATGGGGGATGGCAAACTATGACCCTTGGGCCAAATCCAGTCCCTATCCTGTTCTTTAAGGGGTGGGGTGCTaagaatgatttttgttttttgtggggggtttttgtgaggcaattggggttaagtgacttgcccagggtcacacagctagtaagtgttaagtgtctgaggccggatttgaactcaggtcctcctgaatccagggccggtgctctatccactgcaccacctagctgccccaagaatggtttttaaaatgtttaaataaagtaGTTTATTGACCAcatgactagatgatctctaagacctCTTCCACCTCCAAAAATTCTTTCATTCTATTTGTCTTCCTCATCCCTCAACATCACTAACCATCTCATTACTCTTTTGTCTCCTAAGACTGGAGCACAATGTGTATGTTGGGGAGGGGGTAAGTGGAGAAGATTTCCAGggcctaaattttattttcattggtgCTTTATTTTTATGGCCATTTCTATATATGTCACCTCCCAGACTTTCTTTCTCCCTACTTGTGCTGACCTGTTCTCACTGATCTTCGCTCCCTTTGCTGTTGTCAACTGCTctcaatagggcagctaggtggtgcagtggatggtcTTGAAGATGGGAGGACCTGAGATAAAATCTCActacagatacttactagctgtatgaccctggacaagtcacttaaccccaattgccttaaacatctggggccatctccagtcaccttgatatatatcttgccactagacccatgTGACTCTGGaggggagtgaggctggtgactttgcacagccctgcctcacttaaatccaattcattgcaagtcatgacatcacttcttgatatcatggtcctctttgagaatgaaggacaaacaacaacaactgctcTCAACATGGCCACATTAATGGATTCTGTCCCCAATGTTTGTCagtcaaaaaaatatttttctcttcccaacAACTCTCTATTCAGAAATCTCTTACTGTTTCTCAAACTGGTGTCCTCCACAAGTGTATTATCAAGTCTATTTCAACTCTGAGATCCCATGATTCTGTGAATTCATCCATATTGTGGGTGAAAGTGACTTGACAACTGCTACAACTGGGTCACAAAGCACGGTcatatctcattggattctcataAGAACCTTATGATTGCTGAAGAGCTgtcaatgatctcatttgacagatgaagacattgagaCTCATAGAGTCTACGTGACTTTCTCAAAGATTAAGAAGCCAGCAAGGAGCAAGACTGAGACTTGAACTAGGAGTCTTATGATTCCTGGGAcagtgctctttctttctttcttttttttttttgacaatgctCTTTCAGAACGTATTTGCCTCTGCATGATCCTTCCAGGTCTTACTCTTTTAAGGATCTCTTCCATACAAAGACCACTTCCATGGTTAACTAAGGAATATGTAAGTCCATCAAACAAGGTGCATTGGCATCTAATAATATCTTCCTCATTTTGAAGGTGaagtaaaatggaattaaaaaccGTATCTAAATCTAGTGCGATTATATCTAATTCTTTCTCCTTGCTTCCTATTCCCATTGGTCTAGAAGTCAAATTGATTTTACATTATTTGTCCTTCACAAAGCTCTCTGCTCTTCCCCCATGACTTCATAAAATTGTCTTCATTAATTTCAGCCCATTTCCTAAGTATTTTACAATGCACATATGAGGAAATGGGGTCTCAGTCAGAAAAGGAACCAGACAAATAAAGTCACTTGCAGATGTCTTCCTATGCTTCCTATGCTTTTCATGGAACAGTGGGTAGAAATCTAGACTCCAAGTCAGGAAGGCCTTGGTTCAGGAAACACTTTTGCCACTTAACTGGCTCTGTGGCCCTGACCAAgctacttaatctctcagtgcctcaggaaaTTCATTGAATGTTTCCAAACAGGTGCAGATCTATTGTGGTAGACTTGTGGTCAGAATTCCTATCCTGACCTAACCAGCCCCTTGCTCATCCTACTAGTGTCTTGGACTTGCCTTCCTACATGTCCAGTTGCTAATCTGCTTTGGGAGAAAACCATGGGTTCCCTCCCCAGGTAGATCATCCAACTACCTCTTCTTATCCATTTCAAAGCTGATCTCTTCTGTGTAATCCCAACTTCTATGAGGCCAGTCAGcaaaccaaaaagcatttataaatgcTAGGCATTATACTAAATGCTGGGGCAAAAGGTACCATCAATCTTCCACATTAGCAAGGCTTTACCCAccaaagggaagggaaatgtTATTTCTGCCCAGTATATCATCTAACATAGCTGTTCTGGACACATTCAATTTGACTGAGTAATCTTCAATGAGTCCCTTTATAACACTAGCATGACTTTCTACCCTCTTGTCCTTAGGGTGTACATTCAAGATATCTAGTCAAATGTGCTTTTGGGGGGTAAAGATAgcattgtatataataataagAATTCCTTTGGACTGAGCACTTAACATGTAAGGGTATGACTGATTCACCATGTGGctagagagacagaaggaggagaaaaagaaatagcattacCCAACTTGAACTAGCCAGTTGGGTTTCCAGGGGGCAACTGTTACAACTcacaaattgttgtttgtccttcattctcaaagagtaccagtgacatcatgagggtgatgtcttgactttccagtgaattggatttaagtgagtcagagctgtgcagttaccaacctcactctctcctccagactcaTCAGGGTATAGTagcaagacagaagtcaagatgactggtgatgaatcaaaggaatataatttttgatCATTcacaagatatcttggggtttagGGGCTAgatttttcctcttatttatttattttatctgttttttaaaagctgGAACAATGAAGTCTTTGAGTcctgcagttttcatttatgatttcttgaaatatagctctgaaaaaaacaGGCTTTGAAAAAGCCCATTGTGATTCAGATGGAGCTatttgactatgcctttaaacccaaatgaCTTTAGctttcactgattggccaataatgttattgttgtttgtccttctggAGATgctcccagatgtttaaggcaaccaaggttaagtgacttgtccagggtccacagctagaaattgtctgaggtgatatttgaactcagatcctcccaacttcagggccagtactcttttcactgtgcctcctagctgtcctATGGCAGAAGGgggacaaagtggatagagaactggccctggagtcaggaggaccagagttcaaatctcacttcagacacttactagctgtgtgaccttgggcaagtgacttaaccttggTTGCCTcaaaccttgcacagccctctctcacttaaagtcctattcagtgcaagtcaagacatcacccctatgtcatggtcctcttcaagaataaaagacaaaaacaactgCTAGGTtgtaataggtcccagcccattgtttgggttttgatggctcaaaATGAGtgcaaatagcaattgtttctgttctggccagaaactctgagggtcttcccctcctagACTGATTCTTGTGGTGGTAAACTAGGCCATCTATTGTCTCAATTTTTACCTAGCCTTTAGGTAAAGGAAAGGGTGTTGCCTCAAACTGaaacctgagaaagaccttagcttaaaaaggccagtctcccactgcatcctgggccatttcca
This window contains:
- the FEV gene encoding protein FEV, producing MRQSGASQPLLLNMYLPDPVGESLFKEGKSGWGPLSPAVQKGSGQIQLWQFLLELLADRANSGCIAWEGGHGEFKLTDPDEVARRWGERKSKPNMNYDKLSRALRYYYDKNIMSKVHGKRYAYRFDFQGLAQACQPPPAHAHAHAAAAAAAAAAAAHDGALYKLPAALAPLPFPGLSKLNLVAASAGVAPASFSYWPGPAPAAAATAAAAAAALYPNPGLQPPPGPFGAVATTSHLGGVGGHYH